One part of the Ziziphus jujuba cultivar Dongzao chromosome 2, ASM3175591v1 genome encodes these proteins:
- the LOC107418686 gene encoding loganic acid O-methyltransferase-like isoform X2 gives MEMPEAYPMKGGDGLHSYAKNSYFHRGIIDVAKQFLNEVIAEKLDIGTVVSSKAFCIADLGCSVGPNTFAAVENIIEAVKSKYQSQGLNSKIPEFQVFFNDHVSNDFNLLFTSLPQDKKYYASGVPGSFYGRIFPEASLHFVHSSFSVQWLSGVPKEVKNKSSPAWNKGQIHYANSGDEVIRAYKAQYEKDMDQFLEARAHEIVVGGLMVLMFLFNPDGIHPSQSSANMMLDLIGSSLIDLVKEGKVDEEKVDSFNVPMYFMSPKELEAAVERNGCFSIERMENIPLLFLTGNTSPVAHKIAAHMRAGMEDMIKQQFGDDIVDELFDLYAKKVDKIFIPCALNSSIKGGNLFVMLKRKA, from the exons ATGGAAATGCCTGAAGCATATCCAATGAAAGGTGGAGATGGCCTCCACAGCTATGCCAAGAACTCTTATTTCCAT AGAGGAATAATAGATGTTGCCAAACAATTTTTGAACGAGGTAATTGCAGAAAAGCTTGATATAGGAACCGTTGTTTCTTCAAAAGCATTTTGCATTGCAGATTTGGGTTGCTCTGTTGGTCCAAATACATTTGCCGCAGTGGAAAACATAATTGAAGCTGTGAAGTCCAAGTACCAAAGCCAAGGCCTAAATTCCAAAATCCCGGAATTTCAAGTCTTCTTCAATGATCATGTCTCTAATGATTTCAACTTGCTGTTCACATCCCTCCCTCAGGACAAAAAATACTATGCATCAGGTGTGCCGGGCTCTTTCTATGGTCGCATATTTCCTGAGGCTTCTCTTCACTTTGTccattcttctttttctgtGCAATGGCTTTCTGGAGTACCAAAAGAGGTAAAGAACAAAAGCTCTCCTGCTTGGAACAAGGGACAGATCCATTACGCAAATTCTGGAGACGAAGTAATTCGAGCTTATAAAGCTCAATACGAAAAGGACATGGATCAATTCCTGGAAGCCAGAGCACACGAGATTGTGGTTGGTGGATTGATGGTACTCATGTTTCTTTTCAATCCTGATGGAATTCATCCTTCTCAATCTTCAGCAAATATGATGTTGGACCTTATAGGATCTTCCCTCATAGACCTCGTTAAAGag GGAAAAGTTGACGAGGAGAAAGTGGATTCCTTTAACGTGCCAATGTACTTTATGTCTCCAAAAGAATTGGAAGCTGCTGTGGAAAGAAATGGATGTTTTAGCATTGAGAGAATGGAAAACATACCTCTTCTGTTTCTAACCGGAAATACTAGTCCTGTTGCCCATAAAATCGCAGCTCACATGAGAGCTGGCATGGAGGACATGATCAAGCAGCAATTTGGAGATGATATCGTCGACGAGCTCTTTGATTTGTATGCTAAGAAAGTTGATAAGATATTTATCCCCTGCGCGCTTAACTCATCAATTAAAGGAGGCAATTTATTTGTCATGCTTAAACGCAAAGCATGA
- the LOC107418686 gene encoding loganic acid O-methyltransferase-like isoform X1 codes for MASTAMPRTLISIIYRILKLESAKVWCLLLNFLFLQRGIIDVAKQFLNEVIAEKLDIGTVVSSKAFCIADLGCSVGPNTFAAVENIIEAVKSKYQSQGLNSKIPEFQVFFNDHVSNDFNLLFTSLPQDKKYYASGVPGSFYGRIFPEASLHFVHSSFSVQWLSGVPKEVKNKSSPAWNKGQIHYANSGDEVIRAYKAQYEKDMDQFLEARAHEIVVGGLMVLMFLFNPDGIHPSQSSANMMLDLIGSSLIDLVKEGKVDEEKVDSFNVPMYFMSPKELEAAVERNGCFSIERMENIPLLFLTGNTSPVAHKIAAHMRAGMEDMIKQQFGDDIVDELFDLYAKKVDKIFIPCALNSSIKGGNLFVMLKRKA; via the exons ATGGCCTCCACAGCTATGCCAAGAACTCTTATTTCCAT AATATATCGAATTTTGAAACTGGAAAGTGCCAAAGTTTGGTGTTTACTGCTAAATTTTCTGTTTTTGCAGAGAGGAATAATAGATGTTGCCAAACAATTTTTGAACGAGGTAATTGCAGAAAAGCTTGATATAGGAACCGTTGTTTCTTCAAAAGCATTTTGCATTGCAGATTTGGGTTGCTCTGTTGGTCCAAATACATTTGCCGCAGTGGAAAACATAATTGAAGCTGTGAAGTCCAAGTACCAAAGCCAAGGCCTAAATTCCAAAATCCCGGAATTTCAAGTCTTCTTCAATGATCATGTCTCTAATGATTTCAACTTGCTGTTCACATCCCTCCCTCAGGACAAAAAATACTATGCATCAGGTGTGCCGGGCTCTTTCTATGGTCGCATATTTCCTGAGGCTTCTCTTCACTTTGTccattcttctttttctgtGCAATGGCTTTCTGGAGTACCAAAAGAGGTAAAGAACAAAAGCTCTCCTGCTTGGAACAAGGGACAGATCCATTACGCAAATTCTGGAGACGAAGTAATTCGAGCTTATAAAGCTCAATACGAAAAGGACATGGATCAATTCCTGGAAGCCAGAGCACACGAGATTGTGGTTGGTGGATTGATGGTACTCATGTTTCTTTTCAATCCTGATGGAATTCATCCTTCTCAATCTTCAGCAAATATGATGTTGGACCTTATAGGATCTTCCCTCATAGACCTCGTTAAAGag GGAAAAGTTGACGAGGAGAAAGTGGATTCCTTTAACGTGCCAATGTACTTTATGTCTCCAAAAGAATTGGAAGCTGCTGTGGAAAGAAATGGATGTTTTAGCATTGAGAGAATGGAAAACATACCTCTTCTGTTTCTAACCGGAAATACTAGTCCTGTTGCCCATAAAATCGCAGCTCACATGAGAGCTGGCATGGAGGACATGATCAAGCAGCAATTTGGAGATGATATCGTCGACGAGCTCTTTGATTTGTATGCTAAGAAAGTTGATAAGATATTTATCCCCTGCGCGCTTAACTCATCAATTAAAGGAGGCAATTTATTTGTCATGCTTAAACGCAAAGCATGA
- the LOC125422614 gene encoding probable S-adenosylmethionine-dependent methyltransferase At5g37990, which produces MGWIGQFGERGIMDVAKEVAKEAIVEKLGMGVLNSSKTFGLLCLPGSFYDRVFPEASLHIVHSYALQWLSGVPKETVTKDSPTWNKGKVHHASSGDQVIQAYKAQYEKDMDKFLQAREHEVVSGGLMLLIFPCQSASHLSMDLVGYSLLDLAEKGIVTEEKVDSFSLLLYATTLQEFEATVERNGGFSIERMEILPRSEFVNGNCPNGHQITTHMRAGLEGMIKRHFGEDIVDELFDLYAKKADEILIPAMVKSAEQGVYLFVVLKRKAY; this is translated from the exons ATGGGTTGGATTGGTCAGTTTGGAgag AGAGGAATCATGGATGTTGCCAAAGAAGTAGCAAAAGAGGCAATTGTAGAAAAGCTTGGCATGGGCGTTCTTAATTCTTCAAAAACATTTGGGTTGCTCT GCTTGCCAGGCTCTTTCTATGATCGTGTATTTCCCGAGGCTTCTCTTCACATTGTTCATTCTTATGCCCTGCAATGGCTTTCTGGAGTACCGAAAGAGACAGTGACCAAGGACTCTCCTACTTGGAATAAAGGGAAAGTTCACCATGCAAGTTCTGGTGACCAAGTGATTCAGGCTTATAAAGCTCAATATGAGAAGGATATGGACAAATTCCTTCAAGCCAGGGAACATGAGGTTGTGTCTGGTGGGCTTATGCTACTCATTTTTCCTTGTCAGTCTGCATCACATTTGAGTATGGACCTCGTTGGATATTCCCTCCTGGACCTTGCAGAAAAG GGAATAGTTACTGAGGAAAAAGTGGATTCCTTTAGCCTTCTATTATATGCCACGACTCTCCAAGAATTTGAAGCTACTGTGGAAAGAAATGGAGGTTTCAGCATAGAGAGAATGGAAATATTACCTAGATCAGAATTTGTAAATGGAAACTGCCCAAACGGCCATCAAATAACAACTCACATGAGAGCGGGGTTGGAGGGGATGATAAAGAGGCATTTTGGAGAGGATATCGTAGACGAGCTCTTTGATTTGTATGCTAAGAAAGCCGATGAGATATTAATCCCCGCCATGGTTAAATCAGCTGAACAAGGAGTTTACTTATTTGTTGTCCTTAAACGTAAAGCTTATTAA